From the Streptomyces sp. NBC_00341 genome, the window ACCGAGCGGCTTTCCGAGGCGCGAGCAAACAGGGCGAGTGTGCTGAAGGCCCCGGCCGACAGCGCCGGTGAGGCGTACGAGAGGGAGATCGCCGCCGAACGTCTGGCCAAGGAAATCGGCCGGCTGGAGGGCGCCGAAAAAGGGCTGGTCTTCGGACGCATCGACTGGACGGACGGCACCGCGCTGCGCATCGGACGGATCGGACTCCACACGGAGGAGGACGACCTGCCGCTGCTCGTGGACTGGCGCGCGAACGCGGCGCGGCCCTTCTACGAGGCGACACCGGTCCACCCGATGGACCTGCGGCGCCGCAGGCATCTGCGCCTCGATGACCGCACCGTCGTCTCGGTGAGCGACGAACTGCTGGACGGGACCGACCCGACCCACGAGGACGTCGTGGGGGACGGCCCGCTGACCGAGGCACTGTCGGCCAGGCGCACGGGCAAGATGCACGCCGCCGTCGCGACGCTCCAGGCCGAGCAGGACGAGATCGTCCGCTCCCGCCACCGAGGGGTGACCGTGGTGCAGGGCGGGCCCGGCACCGGCAAGACGGTCGTCGCCCTGCACCGGGCGGCCTACGTCCTGTACGCGTTTCCGCGCGCCGCGGAAGAGGGAGTCCTGGTGGTGGGCCCGAACGCCCGGTTCCTCGACTACATCTCCCAGGTCCTCCCCTCACTGGGAGAGAACGACGTGGTTCTGGCGACCTGCCAGGAACTGGCCGGAGTGTTCACGGAGGCGGCGGACCCCTTCGACACGGCACGTCTCAAGGGCTCCTCCGCCCTCGCCGACGCCCTGGTCGGCCTGCTGCGCGTCCACCAGGCCCCCGCCGGTGACTTCACCGTGCGGGTCGGTCAGGAAGTGGTCCACCTGTCCGAGAAGGAAGTGGCCACGGCACGCGACGCCGCCGTGGCAGCCGTACCGGGGCACAACCCCGCGCGCCAGGTCTTCAAGGAGCTCCTGGCCGATGCTGTCACCGAGGCGATGCAGCGGGACATGGGCGACATCCTGGAGCAGATCGACGCCGATACCGAGAAGATGACGGGCCTGAACCTCGACCGGTTCACCGGAGCCGCCCAGCGCCGTACCGAAGGCGCGGCCGACCCGGATCCGGCCCACGAGCTGGACCTGGACGCCATCCGGGCCGACCTCCTCGACGACGCCGGCGTCGACCGGGCGGTCGAGGCGCTGTGGCCGCGGCTCCTGCCGGGCGGCCTCGTGGAAGAGCTCCTGACGCAGGCCGGCGCTCTCGCCGAGCACCTGCCCGGCCTGACCGCGCAGGAGCGGTCCCTGCTGCTGCGAGGTCCCGACGACCCGTGGACCGGCGCCGATGTCCCGCTGCTGGACGAGGCGGCGAGCCTGGTCGAGGGTCCCCCCGAGCGGACGTACGGGCACGTCGTCGTCGACGAGGCGCAGGAACTGACCGCCA encodes:
- a CDS encoding AAA family ATPase gives rise to the protein MSSLYELLTERLSEARANRASVLKAPADSAGEAYEREIAAERLAKEIGRLEGAEKGLVFGRIDWTDGTALRIGRIGLHTEEDDLPLLVDWRANAARPFYEATPVHPMDLRRRRHLRLDDRTVVSVSDELLDGTDPTHEDVVGDGPLTEALSARRTGKMHAAVATLQAEQDEIVRSRHRGVTVVQGGPGTGKTVVALHRAAYVLYAFPRAAEEGVLVVGPNARFLDYISQVLPSLGENDVVLATCQELAGVFTEAADPFDTARLKGSSALADALVGLLRVHQAPAGDFTVRVGQEVVHLSEKEVATARDAAVAAVPGHNPARQVFKELLADAVTEAMQRDMGDILEQIDADTEKMTGLNLDRFTGAAQRRTEGAADPDPAHELDLDAIRADLLDDAGVDRAVEALWPRLLPGGLVEELLTQAGALAEHLPGLTAQERSLLLRGPDDPWTGADVPLLDEAASLVEGPPERTYGHVVVDEAQELTAMQWRMIVRRCPARAMTLVGDFAQAGPVATARDWTEALSPHVGPRFKLHNLTVSYRTTQEILESVRDLLTRIAPDQKPTRSLRSGESPRSLTTPQDGSVTAVVQELRAQSAAHPDELLGVICADTRVSELTALGIVDQARIVPASEARGLEFDGVVVLNPEEIITARPGGERDLYVALTRATKRLCTITAQPA